In Limnobaculum parvum, one DNA window encodes the following:
- a CDS encoding GntR family transcriptional regulator, which translates to MESNSTVEFAKHKLNDWLNTGNVSPGSKLPSERELEELLGIKRMTLRQALLYLEGESKIFRKDRRGWFVALPRFNYSPNASTSFKQAAVEQGRLPSWGYLEKECTRTAAPEILFLLGVEEGHEVYKICGWGALDNHKVFYHETFINAQIAPGFIDVLGEHSFAEVWEKTYEKFTHTQHLEFKPSRFLSGADKGMGGTAGTPSIRVKKYRADETNRVVQIDIEYWRFESVEFFIDL; encoded by the coding sequence ATGGAAAGTAATTCAACTGTAGAATTTGCGAAACACAAGCTTAATGATTGGCTGAACACTGGCAACGTATCGCCTGGAAGTAAGTTGCCTTCTGAGAGAGAACTTGAGGAGTTGCTGGGAATAAAGCGCATGACTTTGCGTCAGGCATTACTTTATTTGGAAGGTGAATCGAAAATCTTTCGTAAAGATCGACGGGGTTGGTTTGTTGCGCTCCCTCGATTCAATTACAGCCCTAACGCCTCTACTAGCTTCAAGCAAGCGGCGGTTGAACAAGGGCGATTGCCGTCTTGGGGTTATCTGGAAAAAGAATGCACTCGTACAGCAGCCCCTGAGATTTTGTTTCTGCTTGGTGTTGAAGAGGGGCATGAGGTTTACAAAATTTGTGGTTGGGGAGCGTTGGATAATCATAAAGTTTTTTACCATGAAACATTTATCAACGCACAGATTGCTCCAGGTTTTATTGATGTGTTGGGTGAGCATTCATTTGCTGAAGTATGGGAAAAAACCTACGAAAAATTTACGCATACTCAGCATTTGGAATTTAAACCTAGTCGTTTTTTAAGCGGGGCTGATAAAGGGATGGGGGGAACCGCGGGAACTCCTTCTATTCGTGTAAAAAAATATCGTGCAGATGAAACAAATAGAGTTGTTCAGATCGATATAGAGTATTGGCGTTTTGAGTCCGTAGAATTTTTTATCGACTTATAA
- a CDS encoding MFS transporter, producing the protein MLTKKKWTIFSLLVLCGGTIYKLPSLKDAFYVPMQEYFNLTNGEIGNAMSVNSIVTTIGFFLSIYFSDRLPRRFTMSVSLITTGLLGVYLSTMPGYWGILFVWALFGVTCDMLNWPVLLKSVSLLGDKTQQGRLFGFFETGRGVVDTVVAFSALGVFAWFGGGYLGFKAGILFYSSIAIIVGIILFFAMKGNVEEAELAKQEEKKKAEKPGLGGVLKNKTVWLIAFSVFCVYAVYCGLTFFIPFLSNVYALPIALVGAYGIINQYCLKMVGGPIGGLIADNVLKSPSKYLFYTFIISVVLLVVLIILPHEHMSVYLGMVCTLVFGAVVFTQRAVFFAPIGEAGISEKNTGAAMALGSFIGYAPAMFCYSLYGYILDGYPGLLGYQIVFGLMAVFACMGICISAMLIKSIRQDKQSTSLQSA; encoded by the coding sequence ATGCTAACAAAAAAGAAATGGACCATATTTAGTCTGCTTGTTTTATGTGGGGGTACTATTTATAAACTGCCTTCATTAAAGGATGCGTTTTATGTCCCGATGCAAGAGTATTTTAATCTTACCAATGGTGAAATTGGGAATGCGATGTCAGTTAACTCCATAGTGACGACCATCGGTTTCTTTTTATCTATTTATTTTTCTGACCGTTTGCCTCGTCGTTTTACTATGTCTGTATCATTGATTACGACAGGGTTATTAGGCGTATATTTATCTACGATGCCAGGCTATTGGGGAATCCTTTTTGTTTGGGCATTGTTTGGTGTTACCTGCGACATGTTGAACTGGCCAGTATTGCTTAAATCGGTCAGTCTGTTAGGGGACAAAACTCAACAAGGCCGGTTATTTGGTTTTTTTGAAACCGGGCGAGGAGTCGTAGATACCGTTGTTGCCTTCAGTGCTTTAGGGGTTTTCGCATGGTTTGGTGGCGGATATTTAGGGTTTAAAGCGGGTATTTTGTTTTATTCTTCAATTGCCATAATAGTGGGCATCATTTTATTTTTTGCCATGAAAGGGAATGTTGAAGAAGCAGAACTGGCCAAGCAGGAAGAAAAGAAGAAGGCTGAGAAACCAGGATTAGGAGGTGTATTAAAAAACAAGACGGTTTGGTTAATTGCCTTTAGTGTCTTCTGTGTTTATGCCGTTTATTGTGGACTAACCTTCTTTATTCCATTCTTAAGCAATGTGTATGCTCTGCCTATTGCGTTGGTAGGAGCGTATGGAATTATTAACCAATATTGTTTGAAAATGGTTGGTGGCCCGATCGGTGGTTTGATTGCAGATAATGTTTTGAAATCACCAAGTAAGTACCTCTTTTATACATTTATTATTAGTGTTGTTTTATTAGTTGTATTGATTATTTTACCTCATGAGCATATGTCTGTTTATTTAGGTATGGTGTGTACGTTGGTATTCGGAGCGGTAGTATTTACTCAGCGGGCAGTATTCTTTGCACCTATCGGTGAGGCGGGAATTAGCGAGAAAAATACTGGGGCAGCGATGGCGCTTGGTAGCTTTATTGGTTATGCACCGGCAATGTTTTGCTACAGTCTATATGGTTATATATTAGATGGTTACCCAGGACTTCTTGGTTACCAAATTGTCTTTGGTTTGATGGCTGTGTTTGCCTGTATGGGAATCTGTATTTCGGCTATGCTCATCAAGAGTATTCGCCAGGATAAGCAATCTACCTCATTGCAATCCGCATAA
- a CDS encoding transposase, which yields MTRQLYTPEFKRRAVALLLESDKFVARMDQDIDIKENTLYNWKNCIRISLILPFLIHFNCLSKN from the coding sequence ATGACAAGACAACTTTATACTCCTGAATTTAAGCGCAGAGCCGTTGCATTACTACTTGAAAGCGATAAATTTGTTGCTCGTATGGATCAAGATATTGATATCAAAGAAAATACACTCTATAACTGGAAAAATTGTATCAGGATAAGCCTGATTCTGCCTTTCCTAATTCACTTCAACTGTCTGAGCAAGAATTAG
- a CDS encoding DDE-type integrase/transposase/recombinase, which translates to MTQLHQNSRGSYGIRRLQSDLKDAPCFHGKTRLSRLMKLAGLKAANQPRYKVTTNSRHNHGIAPNLLDRDFNPIATNIAWIPDITYIKTDEGWLYLATVLDLFSRKIIGWSLSPRLKTPLIIDALNMAVK; encoded by the coding sequence ATGACTCAGTTGCACCAAAACAGCCGTGGAAGCTATGGTATCCGTCGCTTACAAAGTGATTTAAAGGATGCGCCGTGTTTTCATGGCAAGACACGGCTTAGTCGACTAATGAAACTGGCTGGTTTGAAAGCCGCTAATCAGCCCCGCTATAAAGTGACAACCAATAGCCGACATAATCACGGCATTGCACCTAATTTATTAGACCGTGACTTCAACCCCATAGCGACAAATATTGCCTGGATACCCGATATCACGTACATAAAAACGGACGAAGGCTGGTTGTATTTAGCCACGGTACTTGACCTATTCAGTCGAAAAATCATTGGCTGGAGCTTAAGCCCGCGTTTAAAAACGCCCTTAATTATTGATGCGCTGAACATGGCGGTAAAATAG
- a CDS encoding IS3 family transposase → MQGKAFVTRAAAMNSIFDYIEVFYNRRRKHW, encoded by the coding sequence ATGCAGGGAAAAGCATTTGTTACCCGAGCCGCGGCAATGAATTCAATATTCGATTATATTGAAGTGTTCTACAATCGCCGTCGCAAGCATTGGTAA
- a CDS encoding cupin domain-containing protein: MGVLTSLAPGMRCFPFHNYHVNEEVFIVIEGCGEVRIGENIYSIKSDDVIACTAGGQNTVHQIINNSEHELRYLALSTQIATDAVEYPDSGKYSVMAEFGVDDKGNVQGFQSIARLNDSVDYWQGE; encoded by the coding sequence ATGGGTGTACTTACATCTTTAGCGCCTGGAATGCGCTGCTTTCCATTTCACAATTATCATGTTAATGAAGAGGTTTTTATTGTTATTGAGGGATGTGGTGAGGTTAGAATCGGTGAGAATATTTACAGCATTAAAAGTGATGATGTTATCGCTTGTACTGCAGGTGGACAAAATACGGTTCATCAAATTATCAATAATAGTGAACACGAGTTACGTTATTTAGCCCTAAGTACACAAATCGCAACTGATGCTGTTGAATATCCAGACTCAGGAAAATACAGTGTCATGGCTGAGTTTGGTGTAGATGACAAAGGGAATGTTCAAGGATTTCAGTCCATTGCCAGGCTCAACGATAGTGTTGATTATTGGCAGGGTGAATAG
- a CDS encoding DUF3828 domain-containing protein, whose translation MKYWLSIICSVLITFALTGCVVTETTVSHHYGSNDPAMTAQKFYSQYFISGSVGLPTDTQLATFKPYISTNLYQLLEEAKKRQHEEIRQHPNEKPSLVDGDLFSSLFEGPTSVDIPSIPVLPSANSVTLQANFTRSEQGQSILHWTDEIKMVKQNESWVIDDLVYKGNWEFAAKSTLKKALSGK comes from the coding sequence ATGAAATATTGGTTATCAATAATATGCAGTGTGTTAATCACTTTTGCGTTAACCGGGTGTGTAGTAACAGAAACAACCGTCAGCCATCACTACGGCTCTAACGACCCTGCAATGACGGCACAAAAATTTTATAGTCAGTACTTTATTAGTGGCAGCGTTGGCCTTCCAACTGATACTCAACTTGCCACATTCAAGCCTTATATAAGTACAAATCTCTACCAATTGCTGGAAGAGGCAAAAAAACGCCAGCATGAAGAAATAAGACAGCACCCTAACGAAAAACCATCACTGGTCGATGGTGATCTTTTCTCTAGTCTGTTCGAAGGGCCAACCTCTGTTGATATACCCTCTATTCCCGTGTTACCCAGTGCGAATAGCGTGACTTTGCAGGCTAATTTTACCCGCTCAGAACAAGGGCAATCGATTCTTCACTGGACTGATGAAATCAAAATGGTTAAACAGAATGAAAGTTGGGTTATTGATGATCTGGTATATAAAGGCAACTGGGAATTTGCGGCTAAAAGTACATTGAAAAAAGCGTTATCAGGCAAATGA
- the ydgT gene encoding transcription modulator YdgT: MSDIDYLMMFRKCSNHDSLERLYDKLNYSLVDNNILANMYRAADHRRAELVAGKLFDLGKVPKTIWSQVK; this comes from the coding sequence ATGAGCGATATTGATTATTTAATGATGTTCCGAAAATGTTCTAATCACGATAGCTTAGAGCGCCTTTATGATAAATTAAATTATTCTTTAGTGGATAATAATATATTAGCTAATATGTATCGTGCTGCCGATCATCGTCGTGCAGAATTAGTGGCTGGTAAACTATTTGACTTAGGTAAAGTGCCTAAAACTATTTGGTCTCAAGTCAAATAA